The following proteins are co-located in the Leucoraja erinacea ecotype New England chromosome 27, Leri_hhj_1, whole genome shotgun sequence genome:
- the LOC129710044 gene encoding serine/threonine-protein kinase SBK1-like, with the protein MDGGDSLGPEIFIEEMMLLMGQTLAKMEIDDHYQVIRQIGAGTFGTVQLVRHRQQGTLMALKLMEKGRTEVRGFLREYSTGLFLSPHPFITSAFGIAFESSEHYAFMQEFAPMGDLFDLIQPLVGIPQAAAKRCGLQLSLALDHLHQRGLVHRDVKPDNVLLFDRECRHVKLSDFGLVRREGLRLRPGSDQGPYAPPEIVPGVRGARVARPEDAWAFGVLIYVLLTGNFPWERATDLDPRFQAFKAWRNRPEGLQPPPEWAGVAPGACRMLKGLLAFDPKERAPVKVVRDHIRERWAVGACTEGPISG; encoded by the exons GGAGATGATGTTGttgatgggccaaacgctggccaAGATGGAGATTGACGACCATTACCAAGTGATCCGCCAGATCGGTGCGGGGACATTTGGCACCGTGCAGCTCGTCAGGCACAGGCAACAAG GTACTCTGATGGCCCTGAAGCTGATGGAGAAGGGGCGGACGGAGGTGAGGGGTTTCCTGAGGGAGTACAGCACtggcctcttcctctccccccaccccttcatcACCTCTGCATTTGGTATCGCCTTCGAGTCCAGCGAACATTACGCCTTCATGCAGGAGTTTGCCCCAATGGGGGACCTCTTTGACCTCATCCAACCTCTG gTTGGTATCCCACAGGCCGCAGCTAAGCGTTGTGGCCTACAGCTCTCTCTGGCCTTGGATCACCTGCACCAGAGAGGCCTGGTCCACCGCGATGTCAAGCCTGACAACGTTCTCCTCTTCGACCGCGAGTGCAGGCACGTGAAACTCTCCGACTTCGGCCTGGTCCGCCGAGAAGGTCTCAGGCTTCGGCCTGGCAGTGACCAGGGCCCTTATGCCCCTCCGGAAATTGTCCCGGGGGTGAGAGGGGCCCGCGTGGCCAGGCCCGAGGACGCCTGGGCCTTCGGTGTGCTAATTTACGTCCTACTGACTGGGAATTTCCCCTGGGAGAGAGCCACAGACCTCGATCCGCGCTTCCAGGCCTTCAAAGCCTGGCGAAATAGGCCGGAAGGCTTGCAACCACCCCCGGAGTGGGCCGGGGTGGCCCCGGGGGCTTGCAGGATGCTGAAGGGCCTACTGGCCTTTGATCCTAAGGAGAGGGCCCCGGTAAAAGTGGTTCGCGATCATATTAGGGAGCGCTGGGCGGTTGGAGCCTGTACAGAAGGTCCAATATCGGGTTGA